One window from the genome of Rhodoflexus caldus encodes:
- a CDS encoding FkbM family methyltransferase has product MQTLAPIALFVYNRPWHTQQTLEALAANEWADQSVLYVFADGPKADATEEQKERIRQVREVVRSRQWCKEVHIVERQRNWGLADNIIDGVTQIVNQYGRIIVLEDDLVTSPGFLRYMNEALELYAEEPRVMHISGYMFPVKGQLPATFFYNANSCWGWATWARAWQHFINDPLYLYKQVTKSKKAVRKFNINNSFPFLSQLEANMLGKTKTWAIRWYASFFIRKGFALHPYPSLVNNIGHDNSGENCTLQDDFHWATLAESIPVKPQAIRESRKARQLMQQFYRYQLKIPPFAPNPGWFSRLKGFIGQYVPDKIMYQYRLHKQPEFRAAEQIKAELRRIAELPRNKEDITISLLPHPVTFPDAASFLFIYDEIFVKQIYEFRADTVNPYIIDAGANIGMSVIYFKQLYPHAEIVAFEPDKSIAKYLRQNIASFGLTDVTVIEKALWNEETTLQFCSDGSDGGRVVTEANCGTIISIPATRLRNYLTRTVDLLKIDIEGAELTVLADCKDLLHHVKHLFVEYHSFAGKTQQLAQLISLLEESGFRLYISAPGIASEKPFTEPVVYAGMDGQLNIHGIRQ; this is encoded by the coding sequence ATGCAAACCCTCGCCCCCATTGCCCTGTTCGTTTACAACCGCCCTTGGCATACCCAGCAGACGCTCGAGGCACTGGCAGCCAATGAATGGGCTGACCAATCCGTGCTCTACGTATTTGCCGACGGACCCAAAGCCGATGCCACCGAAGAGCAAAAAGAACGCATTCGGCAGGTGCGCGAAGTGGTACGCAGTCGGCAATGGTGCAAAGAGGTACACATTGTTGAACGCCAACGCAACTGGGGACTGGCAGATAATATCATAGACGGCGTTACGCAAATTGTCAATCAATACGGGCGCATCATCGTGCTGGAAGATGATTTGGTAACTTCCCCGGGCTTTCTGCGCTACATGAACGAAGCGCTGGAACTCTACGCCGAAGAACCACGCGTGATGCATATTTCGGGGTATATGTTTCCGGTGAAAGGACAGTTGCCCGCAACATTTTTTTACAATGCCAATTCCTGTTGGGGATGGGCTACATGGGCGCGTGCATGGCAGCATTTCATCAACGACCCGCTATATCTGTACAAGCAGGTAACGAAAAGTAAGAAAGCCGTCAGAAAATTTAATATTAACAACAGTTTCCCATTTCTCAGCCAGTTGGAAGCCAACATGTTAGGCAAAACAAAAACATGGGCTATTCGCTGGTATGCCAGTTTTTTTATTCGGAAAGGGTTTGCACTGCACCCCTATCCATCGTTGGTCAATAACATTGGCCATGATAACAGCGGCGAAAATTGCACTTTACAAGATGATTTCCACTGGGCTACATTGGCAGAAAGTATCCCTGTGAAGCCGCAAGCTATCAGGGAAAGCCGAAAAGCCCGCCAACTGATGCAGCAATTTTACAGGTATCAACTGAAAATTCCTCCTTTTGCACCCAATCCGGGGTGGTTCAGTCGCTTGAAAGGTTTCATCGGGCAATATGTCCCCGACAAGATTATGTACCAATATCGTCTGCACAAACAACCGGAGTTTCGTGCTGCCGAGCAAATAAAAGCCGAATTACGTCGGATTGCCGAACTGCCGCGTAATAAAGAAGATATAACAATCTCATTACTGCCCCATCCTGTTACTTTTCCCGATGCCGCTTCTTTTCTCTTCATTTATGATGAAATTTTTGTCAAGCAGATTTATGAGTTTCGTGCAGATACCGTAAACCCGTATATCATTGATGCGGGAGCTAATATCGGGATGAGTGTTATCTACTTCAAACAACTGTATCCTCATGCTGAAATCGTAGCATTTGAGCCTGACAAATCCATTGCCAAATATCTGCGCCAAAATATCGCGTCCTTTGGATTAACCGATGTAACCGTTATAGAAAAAGCTCTTTGGAACGAAGAAACCACGCTTCAATTTTGTTCTGATGGCTCTGACGGCGGAAGAGTAGTAACCGAAGCAAACTGTGGCACAATTATCAGTATTCCTGCCACGCGCTTGCGCAATTACCTGACCCGCACCGTTGATTTACTGAAAATAGATATTGAAGGGGCAGAACTGACCGTTCTGGCAGACTGCAAAGACCTGCTGCACCACGTAAAGCATTTGTTCGTTGAATATCATTCTTTTGCAGGGAAGACTCAGCAATTGGCTCAACTGATTTCGTTGCTGGAAGAATCGGGCTTTCGCCTGTATATCTCTGCTCCGGGTATTGCTTCGGAAAAACCATTCACAGAACCGGTTGTTTATGCCGGTATGGATGGACAATTAAACATACATGGCATCAGACAGTAG
- a CDS encoding glycosyltransferase family 2 protein: protein MPSPKVLVSVLNWNNWQATAACLEALQRQTYHNWQVVLVDNASQDVPEDLLGQFPITKLIKLPSNRGYAGGHLATVRWSQKKGFDLLWILNNDAVPHPDALSALVTAWEQHPDALYGSITLKADGTINYGGGSLVQGNQIADNTYNPLGGQPYEAVKHRLVKRPVGELNGASLLLPFHIIRRYGFIDTRYFLYCEETDYCHMLWEKNIPSIVIPESVVVHQGAVSFTLNHSLEYVRTYYRTRNQLLLDKKYGRITNKVIRKELADYTDIADFFIRHYINRWRGDTQQHTHEYYLRYFRILATFHALIGIRGKYVAPEKFLHPTN from the coding sequence ATGCCCTCTCCTAAGGTTCTCGTATCGGTTCTTAACTGGAACAATTGGCAAGCAACTGCTGCTTGCTTAGAGGCATTGCAGCGGCAAACTTACCACAATTGGCAAGTAGTGCTGGTAGATAATGCCTCTCAGGATGTGCCTGAAGATTTGCTTGGGCAGTTTCCCATAACCAAATTGATAAAACTGCCAAGCAATCGGGGCTACGCCGGCGGCCATCTGGCCACTGTCCGCTGGTCACAAAAAAAAGGCTTTGATTTGTTGTGGATACTGAACAATGATGCTGTGCCTCATCCTGATGCTCTTTCCGCATTGGTAACAGCATGGGAACAGCATCCTGACGCACTCTACGGAAGCATTACATTAAAAGCCGACGGAACAATTAATTATGGCGGAGGCTCATTGGTACAAGGCAACCAAATAGCCGACAATACCTATAACCCGCTGGGTGGCCAACCCTATGAAGCTGTCAAACATCGGTTGGTCAAACGACCTGTCGGGGAGTTGAACGGAGCCAGCTTGCTCTTGCCTTTTCATATCATTCGCCGATATGGTTTTATTGACACGCGTTATTTTTTGTACTGTGAAGAAACCGACTACTGTCATATGCTCTGGGAAAAAAATATTCCTTCCATTGTTATTCCTGAATCGGTAGTGGTACATCAGGGAGCCGTTTCATTTACACTGAATCATTCACTGGAATATGTACGGACTTACTACCGCACAAGAAATCAATTATTGCTGGATAAAAAATACGGACGAATTACCAATAAGGTAATTAGAAAAGAATTGGCCGATTACACTGATATCGCCGATTTCTTTATCAGGCACTATATTAACCGATGGCGCGGTGATACCCAACAGCATACACACGAGTATTATTTGCGGTACTTTCGTATACTGGCCACTTTCCATGCCCTGATTGGTATTCGCGGCAAATACGTAGCACCTGAAAAATTCCTGCACCCGACCAATTGA
- the aat gene encoding leucyl/phenylalanyl-tRNA--protein transferase gives MYQLLPDSLQFPPVDLADENGLLAYGGDLSAERVLAAYEQGIFPWFDEHSPPLWWSPNPRFVLFPENLIVSKSMKQVLRRRQFTITVNRAFDEVIRNCRYTPRPGQDGTWITEEVQQVYCELHRQGWAHSVEAWQNDRLVGGVYGLIFDRCFFGESMFAHVTNASKAAFITLVANLKRAEFVVVDCQVYTEHLESLGAQMIPRRMFQQLIRYYGRRLPVNLTAIFDPNCYEV, from the coding sequence ATGTATCAGTTGCTGCCCGATTCTCTACAATTTCCGCCGGTTGATTTGGCCGATGAGAACGGTTTGCTGGCCTACGGCGGCGATTTGTCGGCAGAGCGCGTGCTGGCGGCTTATGAACAGGGAATTTTCCCGTGGTTTGATGAACATTCGCCGCCACTGTGGTGGTCGCCCAATCCGCGGTTTGTTCTTTTCCCCGAAAACTTGATTGTTTCCAAAAGCATGAAACAGGTATTGCGGAGGAGACAATTTACTATTACGGTTAATCGGGCATTTGATGAAGTCATCAGAAATTGTCGCTATACGCCACGCCCGGGGCAGGACGGCACGTGGATTACAGAGGAGGTGCAACAGGTATATTGTGAGTTGCACCGACAAGGATGGGCACATTCGGTGGAGGCATGGCAGAACGACCGATTGGTGGGCGGAGTTTACGGGTTGATTTTTGACCGCTGCTTTTTTGGAGAGTCCATGTTTGCGCATGTAACCAATGCATCCAAAGCGGCATTTATCACGCTTGTTGCCAATTTGAAGCGTGCCGAGTTTGTAGTGGTTGATTGTCAGGTATATACGGAGCATTTGGAGAGTCTGGGGGCGCAAATGATTCCCCGACGGATGTTTCAGCAACTGATTAGGTACTATGGCAGACGGCTACCGGTAAATCTGACCGCTATTTTTGACCCGAACTGTTATGAGGTATAA
- the lepB gene encoding signal peptidase I: protein MTQESASPYNNPMNNPTAANKGTTNNKPKKSAAREWLDAIVFAVVVATIFRWLLVEPFTIPTPSMEKSLLVGDYLFVSKLHYGARTPMTPLQIPLAANKIWGTNIPSFVDWIQLPQYRLPAISEVKRNDAVVFNCPVDPAPDYPVDMKTHYIKRCIGLPGETLEIKDQQVYIDGKPIENPEGLQQSYIVETKQNQMVRDRVFSELGITDVEQFGNSYLIHTNDAKAAELRKADFISSVTKEIFRKEGIDPRGRSYPYATGFDWTIDNFGPLKIPQAGETIELNTQNVALYKQVIMYYEHNKGITEANGRLLQDGKPLTSYTFKQNYYFMMGDNRHNSADSRVWGFVPEDHVLGKALFIWMSVNPYPEGSKIRWERLFSGIH, encoded by the coding sequence ATGACACAAGAATCTGCTTCTCCATACAACAACCCAATGAACAATCCGACTGCTGCCAACAAAGGTACGACCAATAATAAACCCAAAAAGAGTGCTGCCCGCGAGTGGCTGGATGCCATCGTATTTGCCGTAGTAGTGGCAACTATTTTTCGCTGGCTGCTGGTAGAACCTTTTACGATTCCTACGCCTTCAATGGAAAAATCGCTGTTAGTGGGCGATTATTTGTTTGTGAGCAAACTGCACTATGGCGCACGCACACCCATGACTCCGCTGCAAATTCCGCTGGCTGCCAATAAGATATGGGGTACCAATATTCCTTCTTTCGTAGATTGGATTCAGTTGCCGCAATATCGTTTGCCCGCTATTTCGGAGGTAAAGCGCAATGATGCGGTAGTGTTTAACTGCCCCGTTGACCCTGCGCCCGACTATCCGGTAGATATGAAAACACACTACATCAAGCGCTGCATCGGGTTGCCGGGTGAAACACTGGAAATTAAAGACCAGCAAGTGTATATTGACGGCAAGCCCATTGAAAATCCCGAAGGATTGCAGCAAAGCTATATTGTAGAAACCAAACAGAACCAGATGGTGCGCGACCGCGTGTTCTCCGAGCTCGGCATTACCGACGTAGAACAGTTTGGCAACAGCTACCTGATTCATACCAATGATGCCAAAGCGGCAGAGTTGCGCAAAGCCGATTTTATCAGCAGCGTAACCAAAGAGATATTCCGCAAAGAGGGCATTGACCCGCGCGGACGTTCTTATCCGTATGCCACGGGCTTTGACTGGACGATTGACAACTTCGGGCCGCTGAAAATACCTCAGGCCGGAGAAACCATTGAGCTTAATACACAAAATGTTGCCTTGTACAAACAGGTAATTATGTACTACGAGCATAACAAGGGTATCACGGAAGCCAACGGCCGGTTATTACAGGATGGCAAGCCGCTCACCTCTTACACATTTAAGCAGAATTATTATTTCATGATGGGCGATAATCGTCATAACTCTGCTGACTCGCGTGTGTGGGGGTTTGTGCCGGAAGACCATGTGCTGGGCAAAGCGCTGTTTATCTGGATGTCGGTCAATCCTTATCCGGAAGGAAGTAAAATCCGCTGGGAGCGCCTGTTTTCAGGAATTCATTGA
- the bioD gene encoding dethiobiotin synthase → MTQSHRPIFITAIGTDSGKTLVSAIITEALQADYWKPVQSGLPRDTETVQSLVSNPVSQFHKEAYLLREPLSPHASAAIDGVRIDLDQISLPPTANRLVVEGAGGMLVPLNERDFVIDLADRFAAEVILVANLYLGSINHTLLSVAELKRRAAAGWFTIKGIIFNHCPVESSEQIILHHTGLPCLLRIGKHEAVTKELVKMYAEELRGRL, encoded by the coding sequence ATGACTCAATCACACCGTCCGATATTTATTACAGCCATTGGCACGGACAGCGGCAAAACGCTGGTGAGTGCCATTATTACCGAAGCCCTGCAAGCCGACTACTGGAAGCCCGTGCAATCGGGTTTGCCGCGCGATACGGAAACAGTGCAATCTTTGGTGAGCAACCCTGTTTCACAATTTCACAAAGAGGCTTATTTGTTGCGCGAACCGCTTTCGCCACATGCTTCGGCTGCCATTGACGGGGTGCGAATAGACCTTGACCAAATCAGCCTGCCGCCAACTGCTAACCGTTTGGTCGTAGAAGGCGCAGGCGGTATGCTGGTACCGCTGAACGAACGGGATTTTGTGATAGACCTTGCTGACCGCTTCGCTGCCGAGGTGATTTTGGTTGCCAATCTGTATTTGGGCAGCATTAATCATACGCTTTTGAGTGTTGCCGAGTTGAAGCGTCGCGCTGCCGCTGGTTGGTTTACTATTAAGGGCATTATTTTTAATCATTGCCCCGTGGAAAGTTCTGAGCAAATTATTTTGCACCATACGGGCTTGCCTTGTTTGCTGCGCATCGGCAAGCATGAGGCGGTTACGAAGGAGTTGGTGAAGATGTATGCGGAGGAGTTGAGGGGGAGGTTGTAA
- a CDS encoding glycosyltransferase, which translates to MKVLHVSALDMGGAATAAIRLHKGLLKAGIDSAFLTLRNCNRNIPNKYIYEPRPEEISLLKVLKKTLRVRLGMESPHSFYDAQDLAIKGEPTGAGFSFPETLEDITLHPAYKSAHLIHLHWVAGWLDYPSFFAKNTKPVVWTLHDLNPFSGGLHYALGTSITEMQMGHLIDNPQDRLQQAHNRNLTVKQQSLQDFRSLAVVSPSVWLQKQSAESLLFSRYENHHIPNGLDTELFKPYDRSVVRGLLGLADKKTLLFIADAIDSPLKGFRFFRDALLHVQNMCDYQLLVVGLDKSNALAGFNNVHHMGYVQDERLMAMIYNAADAFVLPSLMDNFPNTMLESIACGTPVIAFPTGGIPEAIRHGENGLICEKADAANLGSLLEAFYRGQWQFDREHIAEQAAKTYEDRTITTAYRKVYHAVMATV; encoded by the coding sequence ATGAAAGTATTGCACGTTTCGGCATTGGATATGGGAGGGGCTGCCACAGCCGCCATTCGTCTGCACAAGGGCTTGTTAAAGGCAGGTATTGATTCTGCCTTTCTGACGCTGCGAAACTGCAATCGCAATATTCCCAACAAATATATTTATGAGCCCAGACCCGAAGAAATCAGCCTGCTTAAAGTACTGAAAAAAACGCTTCGGGTTCGCTTGGGTATGGAAAGCCCGCATAGCTTTTACGATGCGCAGGACTTAGCCATCAAAGGTGAACCTACGGGTGCAGGGTTTAGTTTCCCTGAAACATTGGAAGATATTACTTTACATCCTGCTTATAAGTCGGCACACCTGATTCATTTGCACTGGGTTGCCGGTTGGCTGGATTACCCTTCTTTTTTTGCCAAAAATACTAAGCCTGTTGTCTGGACTTTGCACGACCTGAACCCTTTTAGTGGTGGTTTGCATTACGCGCTTGGCACCTCCATCACAGAAATGCAGATGGGGCATTTGATAGACAATCCACAAGACAGATTACAACAAGCGCACAATCGGAACCTGACTGTGAAGCAGCAGAGTTTGCAGGATTTCAGGAGCTTAGCCGTAGTATCTCCATCGGTATGGCTGCAAAAACAATCTGCCGAGAGTCTGTTGTTTAGCCGTTATGAAAATCATCACATACCTAATGGGTTAGATACGGAACTTTTTAAGCCTTATGACCGCTCGGTTGTGAGAGGGTTACTGGGTCTTGCCGATAAAAAAACGCTGCTTTTTATTGCCGATGCAATTGACAGCCCGTTAAAGGGTTTCAGGTTTTTCCGCGATGCTTTATTGCATGTGCAGAACATGTGTGATTATCAACTGTTGGTTGTAGGGTTGGATAAGAGCAATGCGCTGGCAGGTTTTAACAATGTTCATCACATGGGTTATGTGCAAGATGAGCGCCTGATGGCAATGATTTACAACGCGGCAGATGCTTTTGTATTACCTAGCTTGATGGACAATTTCCCGAATACCATGCTGGAATCAATCGCTTGTGGCACGCCCGTCATTGCTTTCCCGACAGGCGGTATCCCTGAAGCGATTCGCCATGGTGAAAACGGGCTAATTTGCGAAAAAGCCGATGCAGCCAATCTGGGAAGCCTTTTAGAAGCCTTCTATCGCGGCCAATGGCAATTTGACAGGGAGCATATAGCTGAGCAGGCTGCAAAAACCTATGAAGACCGCACAATTACAACCGCTTACCGGAAAGTATATCATGCTGTAATGGCTACTGTCTGA
- a CDS encoding rhamnan synthesis F family protein, producing the protein MPNTLCLFSSYFEHTSIPDYIRFYLLELRKHSRELWLLSNEKVLSADSQQFLAQNNIRLLLLPNKGYDFGQWYAALQQIDLLQFDRLILANDSCILFRSLDNVVQWFESSSLDYAGITDSLEDSYHIQSYFLMAGKKALPHIAYYFRINGIAEGMGKRRRKVIETYEIGLSQYLLSQNLSIGAMIRYEQSGLVPPRYNMALHMTGKLPLLGVPMIKRRFLTGAFGKEELLNFIYDTDFYLPSDLKRRITYFCRSISIMPPDWVLLTGKRAQTTLEERLQFARQLAQTHPSCIYNWIHLKDFITGWLALWRLFWLKKEPILLWDGLYWSFQRVKLIIDALS; encoded by the coding sequence ATGCCTAATACCCTTTGTCTGTTTAGCAGTTATTTTGAGCATACCTCCATTCCCGACTATATACGGTTTTATCTGCTCGAGTTGCGCAAACATTCGCGCGAACTGTGGCTGTTGAGCAATGAAAAAGTACTATCCGCCGACTCTCAACAGTTTTTGGCACAAAATAACATTCGCCTATTGCTTTTACCCAACAAAGGATATGATTTTGGCCAGTGGTATGCTGCTTTGCAACAAATAGATTTACTCCAATTTGACCGACTTATTCTGGCTAACGATTCCTGCATACTTTTTCGCTCTTTAGACAATGTGGTGCAATGGTTTGAGAGCAGCTCTTTAGATTACGCAGGCATTACAGATTCATTGGAAGACAGTTATCATATTCAATCCTACTTTCTGATGGCAGGCAAAAAGGCTTTGCCGCACATTGCTTACTACTTCCGAATTAATGGTATTGCGGAAGGGATGGGTAAGCGTCGCCGCAAGGTCATAGAAACATACGAAATCGGGCTAAGCCAATACCTGCTATCACAAAATCTTTCCATAGGTGCTATGATTCGCTATGAACAGTCGGGTTTAGTCCCTCCCCGTTATAACATGGCACTCCATATGACCGGCAAATTACCCTTATTAGGTGTACCAATGATTAAGCGACGTTTTCTCACAGGAGCATTTGGCAAGGAAGAATTGTTAAATTTTATTTATGATACCGATTTTTATCTGCCCTCCGACCTTAAACGACGAATTACCTACTTTTGCCGTAGCATAAGCATAATGCCGCCTGACTGGGTACTCCTGACGGGCAAGCGAGCACAAACTACCTTAGAAGAACGCTTACAGTTTGCCCGTCAATTAGCCCAAACCCATCCATCGTGTATTTACAACTGGATACACCTGAAAGATTTTATCACGGGCTGGCTGGCGCTGTGGCGTTTATTTTGGCTCAAAAAAGAACCAATTTTGCTATGGGATGGGTTGTATTGGAGTTTCCAACGTGTAAAATTGATAATTGATGCCCTCTCCTAA